GTGCCGCTCACGTGGAAGCCGCCGATGAGAACGGGTACGCCTTCGCGTCGCAGCGCCAAAGCGATGTCCGTCGCACGACAGAACTGGTTCGTCTGAACTCCCACCAGTGAGACAACGACCCGGTCTCCGGATCTCTGATTCAGCCGGATCATTCTTCGCAACGGGACCTTTTGAACCGCTTCATCGATGAGATGCACCTTGAGGTCGACGTCCTCGAGGAGCCCCCTCTGGCGCACATCCTCGGTGAGGCCGTGGAGGCAGGCAAGGGTGTTGCTCGGGAGCACACCGCGCCAGTGCCGTAC
The window above is part of the Vicinamibacteria bacterium genome. Proteins encoded here:
- a CDS encoding radical SAM protein — protein: MTRAARGSRFHLFLVKPSKYDDEGYVVRHWRGVLPSNTLACLHGLTEDVRQRGLLEDVDLKVHLIDEAVQKVPLRRMIRLNQRSGDRVVVSLVGVQTNQFCRATDIALALRREGVPVLIGGFHVSGT